Proteins encoded in a region of the Anopheles aquasalis chromosome 2, idAnoAquaMG_Q_19, whole genome shotgun sequence genome:
- the LOC126572490 gene encoding N-alpha-acetyltransferase 40-like — translation MLDGEMRRLSISCFQRCDLDRSFIDWAYRLLEQSVQPRFKTFGFRWSKVETRKELGKKRSRYLVVMDRGSVPLGFALYNFEVESGQAMLNCSWIVLKERIRGQGLGSHLITALETIARHTQMEAIMIALPRQDTLSINLFIDLNFQLDKRTAPGALYVVLSKPTLPVEPPQDADETTKPA, via the coding sequence ATGCTGGATGGCGAAATGCGACGTCTGAGCATCAGCTGCTTCCAGAGGTGTGATCTCGATCGGTCGTTCATCGATTGGGCGTACAGGCTGCTGGAGCAGTCCGTCCAGCCGCGTTTTAAGACTTTCGGATTCAGATGGAGTAAAGTAGAAACCCGGAAAGAGCTAGGCAAAAAGCGGAGCCGCTATCTGGTGGTAATGGACCGGGGCTCGGTTCCGTTGGGCTTTGCCTTGTACAACTTCGAAGTAGAGAGCGGCCAGGCGATGCTTAACTGCAGTTGGATCGTGCTTAAGGAACGAATCCGTGGACAAGGACTGGGTAGCCATCTCATCACGGCATTGGAAACCATCGCCAGGCACACTCAAATGGAGGCGATCATGATTGCGCTACCCCGGCAGGATACGTTGAGCATCAATCTCTTCATTGATCTGAACTTCCAGCTCGACAAGAGAACAGCTCCCGGTGCCCTGTACGTGGTTCTTAGCAAACCGACCTTACCGGTCGAGCCGCCACAGGATGCTgacgaaacaacgaaaccagCATAA
- the LOC126572482 gene encoding aspartate aminotransferase, mitochondrial: MACSKALQRSSALLRNALAVQCPVISRASSWWSAVQMGPPDVILGVTEAYKRDTNPKKINLGVGAYRDDNGKPFVLPSVRTAEKRIAEKQLDHEYSPIGGPAELGKHSILLALGENSEHVANGLNATVQAISGTGALRIGGAFLAGFFPGPKDIYLPTPSWGNHNPIFRHSGLNVKSYRYYDPATCGFDFNGALEDLSKIPERSIVLLHACAHNPTGVDPKPEQWAEMSAVIKRRNLFPFFDMAYQGFASGDVAKDAFAVRAFLRDGHQIALAQSYAKNMGLYGERVGAFSLVTSSKDEADRTMSQIKIVIRPMYSNPPINGARLVTEILGDADLRKQWLSDVKLMADRIISVRSTLRNNLKDLGSSRNWSHITDQIGMFCFTGMNQAQCERLTKEYSVYLTKDGRISMAGVTTKNVGYLAEAIHAVTK, encoded by the exons ATGGCCTGTTCGAAAGCACTTCAACGCAGCTCGGCCCTGTTACGAAATGCGCTGGCAGTGCAATGCCCGGTCATATCACGAGCAAG CTCATGGTGGAGTGCCGTGCAGATGGGCCCACCGGATGTGATCCTGGGTGTCACGGAGGCGTACAAGCGCGACACCAACCCGAAAAAGATCAACCTCGGTGTCGGAGCGTACCGGGATGATAACGGAAAGCCCTTCGTCCTGCCCAGTGTACGCACGGCGGAGAAGCGGATCGCTGAGAAGCAGCTCGATCACGAGTACTCACCGATCGGAGGACCGGCCGAGTTGGGGAAACACAGTATTCTGCTAGCACTGGGCGAAAACAGTGAGCACGTGGCCAATGGGCTTAATGCGACCGTGCAGGCCATCAGTGGTACCGGTGCGTTGCGTATCGGAGGTGCCTTTCTGGCCGGTTTCTTCCCCGGACCGAAGGATATCTACCTGCCGACACCGTCCTGGGGCAACCATAATCCCATCTTCCGCCACTCGGGATTGAACGTGAAATCCTACCGCTACTACGATCCGGCAACCTGTGGCTTTGATTTCAATGGAGCACTCGAGGATTTGTCG aaAATCCCGGAAAgatcgatcgtgctgctgcacgccTGTGCCCACAATCCTACCGGTGTCGATCCGAAGCCGGAACAGTGGGCCGAGATGTCGGCCGTCATCAAACGGCGCAATCTGTTTCCGTTCTTCGACATGGCCTACCAGGGATTCGCTAGCGGTGACGTCGCAAAGGATGCCTTTGCCGTGCGTGCCTTCCTGCGCGATGGCCACCAGATTGCGCTGGCGCAAAGTTATGCCAAAAACATGGGTCTGTACGGTGAGCGTGTGGGAGCGTTTTCACTGGTGACGAGCAGTAAGGATGAAGCCGATCGGACCATGTCCCAGATCAAGATCGTTATTCGGCCCATGTACTCGAACCCCCCGATCAACGGTGCCCGACTTGTGACGGAGATCTTGGGTGATGCTGATCTGCGCAAACAGTGGCTCAGCGATGTGAAACTGATGGCCGACCGTATCATCTCCGTACGCTCGACGCTGCGTAACAATCTGAAGGATCTGGGCTCGTCACGCAACTGGTCTCACATTACTGATCAGATCGGTATGTTCTGCTTCACCGGCATGAACCAGGCACAGTGCGAACGGTTAACCAAGGAGTACAGCGTCTACCTGACGAAGGATGGTCGTATCTCGATGGCCGGTGTAACGACGAAGAACGTCGGCTACCTCGCAGAAGCCATCCATGCCGTTACTAAGTAA